TGGACTGCTTCGCCAAGCTCCACGCGACGTACTGGGCGGACCCGCGCCTCGGCACCGCCTGGCCCTGGGCCCGCACCTGGTCCCGGCGTCCCGGCTACGGCGTCCTCAAGACGTTCTACAAGCAGGGCCGCGCCGGCGCGCTGAAGAAGGGCGAGAACGTCACGCCCGCGGTGCGCCGCCTGGTCGAGGTGCTCAACGAGAAGTCGACGCCGTACTACCGCGAGTTCGAGGTCGGCCCACTCACCCTGCTGCACGGCGACTCGCACCTCGGCAACACGTTCCGCATGCCCGACGGTCGCGGTGGTCTCCTCGACTGGCAGGTCGTCTGGCAGGGCCCGGGCCTGCGCGAGGTGACCTACTTCTGCGTCACCGGGCTGGAGGCGGACCTGCGCTCCACCCACGAGCGCGCCCTGCTCGAGCGGTACCTCGAGGGGCTGCGCTCCCACGGCGTCCGGGACGTCGACTCCCTGGACCGCGCCTTCGAGCGTTACCGCCTCTTCGCCGGCGAGGCCTGGGACGCCGCCGCGATGACCGTCGCCTGGCCCGGCCTCCAGGCCCCCGAGAACGTGACGGCGAGCTGGCGCCGCTCCTCCGCCGCCGTCGAGGACCTCGACACCGCCGCCGCCGTCGCCCGCCTCTGATCTCCCCCGCCCCCGCGCCTCCGTGTCAAAAAGGGGTGACACCCCTTACTGACGAGTAAGGGGTGTCACCCTTTCTTTTCCACAGGGGGCGGCGTTGGAGATGACATCTCCACTGAATCGGCCGGATCCGTTGAAGATGTCATCTCCAGGCGGTGGTTACCGCAGGGTCCACGTGGGCTTGGTGAAGGTCGCGCGGTCGACCTGGGCGGTGGCGATGGGGTTCCCGATCTGGGTGTAGGCGAGGCCGTGGGCCTGGGCGACGGAGCGGGCGAGGTCGAGGGACTCCCACACCGCGCGGACGGTGCCCTGGACGGCCGCCGGGGGCTTGGCGGCGATCGCGGCGGCGAGGGCGTGGGCCCGGTCCCAGAGCTGCTCGCGGGGGACGACCTCGGTGACGAGGCCGATCTGCAGGGCGCGCTCGGCGGACATGCGCTCGTCGAGGCCGAGCAGTGCGATGCGCAGGGTGTCGCCGAGATTGATCCGCCGCGCGAGGCCGATCGGCTCAAGGGCCGCGGTCAGCCCGTAGGAGACGTGCGGGTCGAAGAACTGGGTGTCGTCGGCGCAGATGATGAGGTCGGCCTCGTTCAGCCAGTAGAAGGCGCCGCCGGCGGTCATCCCGTGGCACGCGGCGACGACCGGCTTCCACACCTGGTTGGCCTTCGGCCCGAGCGCGGTGCCGGGATCCCGTTGGCTCCAGGGGTTCTCCGGGAAGTCGATGCCCTCCTTGACGTCGACGCCGGTGCAGAACGCGCGGTCACCGGCGGCGCGCAGGACGACGGTGTGGATGTCGTCGTCGAGGCGCACGCGCTCCCACGCGGCGACGAAGTCGGCCAGCATCGCGTCGTTGAACGAGTTCAGCTTCTCCGGCCGGTTCAGCGTGATCGTCGCGACGTGGTCGGCATCGACGTCGAACAGGATCGTCTCGTAGCTCATGTGCGCAGTTCCTTCGACGTCAGCGTTCTCGGGTGAGCAGGAGGGCGCCCGCGAGCGGACCGCCGCCGGCGGCGACGACGGCGACCTCCGCGGCGAAGACCTGGCGGTGACCGGCCTCGCTGCGCAGTTGCAGGCACGCCTCGTGCAGGTGGCCGAAGCCGTGGAGCCGGCCGGCGGAGAGCTGGCCGCCCGAGGTGTTCACGGGCAGGTCGCCGCCGACGTCGATGCGGGTCCCGCCCTCGACGAACGGACCGGACTCGCCGCGGGGCACGAGGCCGAGTGCCTCCAGCCACATCAGCGTGAAGATCGTGAAGCCGTCGTAGAGCTGGGCGCAGTCGACGTCGGAGGGCCGCAGGTCGGTGCGCGTCCACAGGTCGCGGCCGACCTCGGTGGCCATCATCTCCGAGCCGTCGCCGTAGGAGAACCAGTCCGGCCGGCCGCCCAGCGCGCTGCTGAGCGCCTCGATGCGAACGCCCGGGGCGTTCAGACCTGACGTGGCATCAGCCCGGGACACGATGAACGCGGTCGACCCGTCGACGGGGACGTCGCAGTCGTACAGACCGAGCGGCTCGGCGATCGGGCGGGCGGCGAGGTACTCGTCGAGCGTCAGCGGGTCGGTGTACACGGCCTTGGGGTTCAGACCCGCGTACTGCCGCTGGATGACCGCGAGCCAGCCGAGCTGCTCGCGGGTCGTCTTGAAGTCGTGCATGTGCCGCGTCGCGTACAGA
This sequence is a window from Sporichthya brevicatena. Protein-coding genes within it:
- a CDS encoding thiolase family protein; its protein translation is MTTGAVITGVGQSAVGRRLGRSGMSLTAEAVLAALADAGLDRADVDGVSTWPGAHSPAPGFSGAGVFDVVDAFGLNVRWFSGGSETAGQLGAVMNAVAAVEAGLARHVLVFRTVWESTATTLAQGRRASVVGSGAARVNGWTSYLVPFGAMSAATWAALYATRHMHDFKTTREQLGWLAVIQRQYAGLNPKAVYTDPLTLDEYLAARPIAEPLGLYDCDVPVDGSTAFIVSRADATSGLNAPGVRIEALSSALGGRPDWFSYGDGSEMMATEVGRDLWTRTDLRPSDVDCAQLYDGFTIFTLMWLEALGLVPRGESGPFVEGGTRIDVGGDLPVNTSGGQLSAGRLHGFGHLHEACLQLRSEAGHRQVFAAEVAVVAAGGGPLAGALLLTRER
- a CDS encoding enoyl-CoA hydratase/isomerase family protein — encoded protein: MSYETILFDVDADHVATITLNRPEKLNSFNDAMLADFVAAWERVRLDDDIHTVVLRAAGDRAFCTGVDVKEGIDFPENPWSQRDPGTALGPKANQVWKPVVAACHGMTAGGAFYWLNEADLIICADDTQFFDPHVSYGLTAALEPIGLARRINLGDTLRIALLGLDERMSAERALQIGLVTEVVPREQLWDRAHALAAAIAAKPPAAVQGTVRAVWESLDLARSVAQAHGLAYTQIGNPIATAQVDRATFTKPTWTLR